In Flavobacterium sp. N1736, the following are encoded in one genomic region:
- a CDS encoding ATP-binding protein: MIVLIVVASFLLASISIIQFKNEAKEYHQERLERKENAVKEHINYVLNTTTYPLKTGNLDLIFKDKIHELAQIHKIEINIYSLDGKLLKSSKESFAVDKVAPPIPEYILKLVRSSIEKRFVDIKTIDGVKKRSSYSLIKDEKFKPLGILNLPYLEDDGYYDNELNTFLIRLSQVYSFMLIVAFALAYFLSTYITKSLKTISDRLEETNLDQKNEKIVLEANSKEVNFLIKAYNGMVDKLETSAIKLAQSEREEAWREMAKQVAHEIKNPLTPMRLTVQSFQRKFDPTAPDVKQKLNDYSETLIQQIDTMSAVASAFSNFASMPAQQNETLNVVEVVELSLDIFNEDYIVFESEEEEIISKMDRTQLIRVITNLVKNATQAIPESQFHKSILVTVKRRNNNVEIAVKDNGIGIQKQDISRIFEPKFTTKTSGMGLGLGIIKNIIENYKGTITFESTYGKGTTFRVSLPITNS; encoded by the coding sequence ATGATTGTATTGATTGTTGTGGCATCTTTTTTACTGGCTTCCATTTCTATTATTCAATTTAAAAATGAAGCTAAAGAATATCATCAGGAACGTCTTGAACGAAAAGAAAATGCCGTAAAAGAACATATTAATTATGTGTTGAATACAACAACTTATCCTTTAAAAACAGGAAATCTGGATTTGATTTTTAAAGATAAAATTCACGAATTAGCGCAGATTCATAAAATCGAAATCAACATTTATAGCCTTGACGGCAAATTACTAAAATCCTCAAAAGAATCTTTTGCGGTTGATAAAGTAGCGCCGCCAATTCCGGAATATATCCTAAAATTAGTGCGTTCCTCTATCGAAAAGCGTTTTGTAGACATTAAAACCATCGATGGCGTTAAAAAGAGATCTTCTTATAGTTTAATCAAAGACGAAAAATTCAAACCGCTCGGAATTTTAAATCTTCCCTATTTAGAAGATGATGGTTATTATGATAACGAGTTAAATACTTTTTTAATTCGGTTAAGCCAGGTTTATTCCTTTATGTTAATTGTAGCTTTTGCATTGGCTTATTTTCTTTCTACTTATATAACAAAATCGCTTAAAACCATTTCAGACCGATTGGAAGAAACCAATTTAGATCAGAAAAACGAGAAAATTGTATTAGAAGCCAATAGTAAAGAGGTGAACTTCCTGATAAAGGCTTATAACGGAATGGTCGATAAATTAGAGACAAGTGCTATAAAATTGGCACAAAGTGAGCGTGAAGAAGCATGGCGTGAAATGGCAAAACAAGTAGCGCATGAAATTAAAAATCCGCTTACGCCGATGCGATTGACCGTGCAGAGTTTTCAACGAAAGTTTGACCCGACAGCACCAGATGTAAAACAGAAACTGAACGATTACTCAGAAACCCTTATTCAGCAAATTGATACAATGTCGGCAGTGGCTTCGGCATTTTCGAATTTTGCTTCGATGCCGGCACAGCAAAACGAAACCTTAAATGTGGTTGAGGTTGTAGAGCTTTCATTGGATATTTTTAACGAAGATTATATTGTTTTTGAAAGTGAAGAAGAGGAAATTATTTCTAAAATGGATCGAACGCAATTAATTCGTGTCATTACCAATTTGGTAAAAAATGCAACTCAGGCAATTCCCGAAAGTCAGTTTCATAAATCTATTTTAGTTACAGTAAAACGCAGAAACAATAATGTAGAAATTGCGGTAAAAGACAACGGAATCGGAATTCAGAAACAGGATATCAGTAGAATTTTCGAACCAAAATTCACCACGAAAACCAGCGGAATGGGACTTGGTCTCGGAATTATCAAAAACATTATCGAAAATTACAAAGGAACAATTACCTTTGAATCAACTTACGGAAAAGGAACCACATTTAGAGTTTCTTTACCTATCACAAACTCATAA